From a region of the Coffea arabica cultivar ET-39 chromosome 3e, Coffea Arabica ET-39 HiFi, whole genome shotgun sequence genome:
- the LOC140038676 gene encoding uncharacterized protein: MASSKNLLFLIGVLFALVLHISSDATAADQKSVNTTGVHDASSGEVHQDSISEDRCRHGCCHWYHGRCQRCCQTAEETPEATSGDEDTVTADRCRHGCCRWYHGHCQRCCPPAEETPEHRCRHGCCRWYHGHCQRCCPPAEETPEHRCRHGCCHWYHGHCQRCCPPAEETCRHGCCHWYHGHCQRCCQPTEATSGDEVKN, encoded by the exons ATGGCATCTTCAAAAAATTTGCTCTTTCTTATTGGTGTTCTCTTTGCACTTGTGCTCCATATTTCCTCTGATGCAACAGCTGCAG ATCAGAAGAGCGTGAATACCACTGGTGTCCACGATGCCAGTTCAGGCGAGGTTCATCAGGATAGCATAAGCGAAGATCGTTGCAGACATGGTTGCTGCCACTGGTACCATGGACGCTGCCAAAGATGCTGTCAAACTGCCGAGGAGACCCCTGAAGCCACATCTGGAGATGAGGATACCGTAACCGCAGATCGTTGCAGACATGGTTGCTGCCGCTGGTACCATGGACATTGCCAAAGATGCTGTCCACCTGCTGAGGAGACCCCTGAACATCGTTGCAGACATGGTTGCTGCCGCTGGTACCATGGACATTGCCAAAGATGCTGTCCACCTGCTGAGGAGACCCCTGAACATCGGTGCAGACATGGTTGCTGCCACTGGTACCATGGACATTGCCAAAGATGCTGTCCACCTGCTGAGGAGACTTGCAGACATGGTTGCTGCCACTGGTACCATGGACATTGCCAAAGATGCTGTCAACCTACTGAAGCTACATCCGGAGATGAGGTCAAAAATTAA